GTACGATCCACTCTAGTTATTGGTattggtaaaatccactatcgatCAGCctctattttaaaacatgaatggaATAACCACTGGTCAGTAAATGATTCAAATATGCCCAATGCagctaattatatttgtatttgtatatttgtaaattTTAACCCATTGTTTAAGTGCATTAGAGTAATGGAGCAAGCTGTGTAATATAATGGTGGAAATATCATATCTATTATTATTCTCTTTTACAGCTCACCACCGACTTCAACTTTATCGAGCTGTGTGTCAATGAAAAGTGACTATTCAATGGACCATCCTCCAATAAAGTTGCAGGAAGAATCATCAAGCATTCCCAGGTAAGACTATAAGATGTTCTATTAGGACAAGCGCTAGGTTCACAGCCTGTACGGTTCTGCATGTAATTTTCAAATTGGGCTACATAAACCGGATCTTTTATAAAGCAACCAGCTTCAGCAAAACTTCAAATGAAAGTTTATCACATTTTGATAAAATGTCAACCTTCTGAActgatcattataatagaatGTCTTATTTATCACCTCATATCTCAACCAAAAAAATTGGTCAAAACTGGGTCTATGTGTGAAagacaatatatatatgtgtgtgtgtgggtgtgtgcatatttatgtatatttacatatacatatagatatttacatataaacacatatatatatatatatatatatatatatatatatatatatatatatatatatatatatatatataaataatggttttaattgtcttttaaacagagagagagagagagagagagagagagagagagagagagagaaattgttcTGAATGTAGAGATCactttattagagagacagcgcatgtaggacgttaaagttatttttgttaaaggaagacatgcaggtagttgggttgaaataggcagatgtagaggacaggggggggtatggagacagatgatctgctgtttcggcgacccctaatggaagaagccgaaagaagaagaagaagatatttcATTGatgttgtttaatatttatgtcaatattaatattttaatgtaatctaTTGCTCTCTTTATCTCCCTCTGAACACATTAAATAATACagcaaataatatttgttttaagtgTAACTTATTgttcctatttatttttttttttttttgagaaattaaGCAAATTGAgcagtttctctctcttatatCAACCTTGTTTTACAGGGTACAACCGACTTCTACTTTATCAAGCTGTGTGTCAATGAAAAGTGACAATTCAATGAATCCTCCACTGAAGTTTCATGAAGAATTATCGAGCAGGTAAGACTATAAGGACAATTTTAATAGCAGAAGAGTTAGGTTCATAGCCTATACTGATTTACACAATTTGCACATGTGGCTAGATCCTGAGATCTGGAATATAGTAAACAGCTCAAGCAAAATTTAATGTTGTTCCtgattttttatgaaatatacaCACTTCAAAACTTTTCAATATAAACTTACTATTATAATCACACCTTATTTGTTAGTGATATTAACACCATAGATATACCAAATATCCAGATCAAGAATGGATATAACTTTTTGGAAAGATAAAATTCTgctgatatttaaatatttaattatgagCATTTTATTTTGACAGTTAAATACTTGCTTATGagagtagatagatagatagatagatagatagatagatagatagatagatagatagatagacagacagacagacagacagacagacagacagacagacagacagacagacagacagattagaAATGTGACCATCTGTGATACattcaaatataatattttaaggttttattttcaCAGCATAAAAATAAGCTGTCTGTCAATAAATGATGATAATTCAATGGAACCACCACCAAAGTTGCAAAGTGAAACATCTCAACTGCCCAGGTAAGACTAAGATATTCAAGgcttacacacatgtacaaagCTTTTAAAGATGCGTCACACCTAAAAAACACCAGCAGAAGAAGATAAATGATAACATTTGTAAATACAAACAATTTAGTTCCATTAAAGTTGTTACAGATACACAGAGAACACATCATTATTTGAACACTACCAATGTCTATTCAAGAAGATCCAAGAAGAAACATGACACACATCAGCACTCAGATAtggttatttttaaagattattttaaaattattaaggattttttattattattatttctatttggtCATATTATAGGTGCTCCAAATTTCCTGACAAAGAAATATGCATGAAATTAAAATCCAGTCTAAAGAATCGATTCCAGCAGTTACCTGATGGACTACAAAGGTATGGACATTCAACACTACTCTctgagatctacacagagcttTACATTACAGAAGGAGGAAGTGGAGAAGTAAATAATGAACATGAGGTGAGACAGATTGAGACAGCATCAAGACTTTACCAGTTAGCAGACGACAAGCCAATTAAATGCAATGACATCTTCAAACCTATACAAGAACATAGAGTAATTAGGACTGTAATGACAAAGGGAGTTGCAGGcattggaaaaacagtctctgtgcagaaaTTCATTCTGGACTGGGCCGAAGGCACCGCAAATCAGGATGTCCACTTCATATTCCCACTTCCCTTTAGGGAGCTTAACTTGGTGAAGAACCAACACTTCAGTCTGGATGATTTGGTTCACTATTTCTTTCCAGAGCTGAAAGAAATAAAGTTTACAAATGTAACCAAccacaacattgtgtttatttttgatgGTCTGGATGAACATCGTTTTTTGCAGGATTTTCATAACAGTATGATTGTAAGTGAGGCAAATATACCTACCTCAATTGATGTTTTACTGACCAACCTCATCAAGGGGAATCTCCTTCCTGCTGCACTCATTTGGATAACCACTAGACCAGCAGCAGCTAGTCAAATTCCTTATGAATGGATAAGTCAGGTCACTGAGATCCGAGGATTTAATGACCCTCAAAAGGAAGAGTACTTAAGGAAGTACATCAGAGATGAAACCCTGGCCAATGATGTCATCAATCATTTAAAGTTGTCAAGGAGCCTTTATATTATGTGCCATATACCAGTGTTTTGTTGGATTTCAGCAACTGTTTTAGAGAAGATGTTAAAAGAAGCAGAAGGTAAAGCAATTCCTAAAACACTGACTCAGATGTACACACATTTTCTCATAATTCAGACTTGCATtcgaaagaaaaaatataatgagaCTCAGCAGCGTGATGAAATAGAGATGATTGTTAAATTAGGAGAGCTTGCTTTCAAGCAGTTGATAAAAGGAAATTTGATTTTCTACGAGGAAGACCTGAAGGAGTGCAGCATCAATGTGAGGGATGCAGTCCTACACTCTGGGGTTTGCACACGAATCATCAAAAAGGACTCTGAACTTCTCTATAATAAAGGAAACGTCTACTGCTTTGTACATTTAAGCATCCAAGAACACCTTGCAGCTTTGTATGTGCACGTTACCTTCAGCAACGGGAACAAAACTGTGCTTACGCAGTGGAGTCCGACAAGGTGCGCTATTTCCTTTCCGTGTCCATCCCTAACCGACCTTCACAAGAGTGCTGTGGACAAAACCTTGCAATGTAAAAGTGGGGAGTTTGACCTGTTTCTCCGCTTTCTTCTTGGCATCTCTCTGGAAAGTAACCAGACTCTTCTGCAAGAGCTGTTGCCACAGATATCACCGTGCGGTTCCCAAAGTGTTCAAGACACAATTGAATACATCAAGATCCGGCTCAGGATGAACCTTAATCCAGAAAAGTTTATCAACCTGTTTCATTGCCTAAATGAACTCAATGATTTTTCTTTAGAGGAGGAGATACAAAACTTACAGAAATCCAGGCTTCTTGCCAAGACAAAGCTTTCCCCTTCACAGTGGgctgctctggtgtttgtgttgctgACCTCAGGAAATGCACTAGATGTCTTTGACCTGAGAAAATACAGCATGGACAAAACTGATGAATGCCTTCATAGAATGCTGCCTGTTGTGATGGCGTCCAGAACAGCTGAGTAAGATTTTGTGCCATGAAATTTGATTCTAATaattttcaaaaaatatatatttttttgtactaGCTTTGTCTCCTGCTTTGTCTTCCAGGGTCAGAAACTGTAACCTTGTAAATAAAGGCTTTCAAGCTCTGGCTTCAGCCCTTAGCTCGAAGTCTTCGTGCCTGAGGGAACTGAAACTCAGTGGTAATGTTTTGCATCAGTCTGGGATACAAATTATTTCTGAAGGTCTTCAGTGTCCACACTGTAAACTGGAAATTTTGGAGTAAGCTCATCATGTTTTgaacaaataattataatagttatacatttttaatcaataTTACATTGTGCCGTACATTGCGCTGTAGATGGTGCCTTTATTGTGATgtaaaaaactgcattttttataCTAGAACAGAAAAAATGGCTTTATGCTCCTTTGTCTATagtcttaatttatttttgttttattacaggTTGTCTGATTGTCAAATTCAAGCAGAAGACTGGATATCCCTTTTTTCAGCTCTTGATTCCAACCCTTCACACCTGAGACATCTTGATCTGAGCTTCAATCCCCTGCATGAAGCAGGAACATCTCACCTCTCTAACGCTCTGCAAAATCCTCACTGTAGGCTAGAGACATTAAAGTGAGTGCTAGATCATACTTTTAAACGGACATTCAtcaagtattttatttacacaaactgattttatttatgacAAAACCTACAATATGTCAACAGGCTTTATAGCTGTCAAATAAACAGTCAAAGCTGTGCAAACCTGGCTGCAGGGCTGAAGAATAACTCCAGCCTGATTGAGTTGGATTTGAGTAAAAATATGCTCAAGCCCAATGGAATACGATGTCTCTCAGCATTCCTGAAGAATCCTTCCTGTAAAGTGAAGGTTCTAAGGTAGTGGATTtgtctaaaacattttttaccaaATTGTAATATTCAGAATAAATGTTTACCTTCAGGACTTAATATGTGTAATTTCGTATTTGTGTCTCAGAAATGCATTACATAAGTAAAAAACTCTGATATCCTGTGTGTTAGAGTCATGTGTTAAAGtgttaaaaatctaaaaaggACCCATGTGCTAACGTATCACATACTGTATCTTCTTGTGCCCACATACAGCTTAGCAGACTGTGGCATCACCAGTGCTGGCTGCGGGTACTGTCTAATGCTCTAAATGCAAACCCTTCTCACCTGAGGGAGCTAAGTCTGAACAGGAATCCAATAACTGACAAAGGAGTAGAGTGCATCTCTAATTTTCTAAGAGAGCACTTCTGTATGCTTGAGAAGCTAAGGTGaacattatttaatttcatttctatgatcatttaaataaatggatataATTGAAATATCAAACAAATAGATAAGGCACAATGGTTCCTAATACATCAAATCTAGTCAAGCAGCCATTACAATCTTCTTTTATGTCAATAATTGAGTTCTATAGTATTGAAGTGGAGCTACTGGTTAACATGTAATGGAAGTTTATGATCACTGTCTGTTTAAacaattgctaaaaaaaaaatgctaagtgCTAAATATTTAATCCAGCAATTTCAGGTCACTTTTCTGTGGTGATATATGTATCCAATGTTTGATTATATACgtgcatatttttatatagtgtcACAAACCATACATTAGTTTTTAAGAGATTATTTTAGCATAATGCAGTTGACAGGATGCAGAATGATGGTCGAATGTTTATTAGCCTTGTACCTCCATCTCAAAACCAATAAAGCAAAATTGGaaacaaaaatacactatatttccaaaagtatttggtcacctggtcataagtatggtatgtgatttttgagcattgcattccatatttagtctcaatttgctcttataattacctccactcttctgagtaGATTCTGGAGtttgcttatggatatttgtgttcatcatccACAAGAgtattacgaaaggcaggtactgatgtaggtgaggagacctggggtgcagtcagagtttcaattcatcccaaaggtgttcagtagtgatgagatcagcgctctatagcaggccactcaagatctttctctccaaagcatgtaaaccagatcttcaaggagctcactttttacacaggggcattgctatGCTggcacaggtttgggtttccaagattaagtgaatgcaaaattttattatagcacaTCCTATACATCCTATATcctaaagacgtcctatacaattgagtgcctccaactttgcggTAAACAGttctttgtggaaaagaaacacatatagcaggaaaggtcaggtgacccaatacttttgaaaatatagtgtatcttgGCTGACTATAGATGTCAATTAAAACATCTTTACAACTAGTGATTTAAATTAGGTGCATTTTGAAAAAGAATTTGtaatttatcttaaaaaaaaccttaatttatACTGTAGATGATTAGACTCTTTCGTGCCAGTTGTAATCAAATCTGTATTTTTCTAGTTTGTCCTACTGTTCTGTCACTGAAAGTGGTTGCATTGCTCTGGCCTCGGCTCTCAAACTGAACCCATCACACCTCAGAGAGCTGGAATTGACTGGAAACAAACCAGGGATCTCTGGACAGGAAAAACTTAAGGCTCTACAACAGCATAGAGACTACAGACTGGAAAAACTAAAGTgagttgttccttttttttagcCATACGCTGTTATTGTGAAATATTGTAATAGTTTGATAATCTGCAGCAACCTTTTCAGGAACCTGAAAAATTATTTAGACATTCAGGATCTCTATTAACCTGTAGAACCAGGAAGATTTTCTGTTCATTAATCTTTGTAGTTTTTTAGGATTATATTCTTTTCTGCATACATGTAACTACCAGGGTTAAGAGCTTGTCACACAAATGTATATTGGCCTGATTGCCTTAAAACATGAATGGGCCCTACTTTTATCTGTCCTACTTACACTTTAATATTAAGTCAGAACAAGCAAAGCATGTGCTCTCCAATAAATGTTGAGATATCAGAAGATTTTTCAGACATGTTGGAAGTGTTCATCTTTGCCCCATTTAAACATATCGCACTTGAATCTGTCATCGGAACCAACTCAAGTACGGCTTCTCTGAGTTTCTGTTTAAAAGGAGATTTTCATGCAGGCGGTgtaggaatgaaaaaaaaatcagtttgagACATTTTGTACAGTTACACATTAGCCAAAATCTGCACAAATTGTAGTTGCATTGCAAATGTACAATAATATCATGTTTACTTCCAATTGTACCAATACATTTACTAGTACTCCCAGAACTGTGGAATTTTTAGTCATTACgattaatttttattgttttttttattttgtaggttGTAAAAGACTATGGCCTGCATTGGACACAACTAAACATTCTCTGCCATGTACTTTTTGTCAGAGATCCCACCTTGTTCCATTCGGATCGCATCCCTTCACACTTCCGCATTGCATTCTGTGTGTTCATAGTtacgtgtgtatgtatttgtttacatttacataatgtCTCCACCCCTGTCATTGGTTAATGTctttatgtgtgtttttgttcactGCTGTTCTCACACCCATGTTTGTTCTTACACACATACTAAGCAATTCTCAGGCCAAGTTTCATAGTCTATGGTTCATCTTTCCTGGATTTTgagcttgttttgttttctcattttgttttctccttcccttccttgtttttttcctaGTTCACTAATTTCCTAATTCCTAGTTTCTGCTAATTTGCATTCCTTAGTTTGCCAGTATTTCATAAGTGTGCATATcctgcacttgcatccactATTGTGTATTCCCACATTACATTACGCCTGCCATGTGCCACTGAAATGCAcagtatgtaaatgttaaaaatgctcAAAAACAAGATGAAAGTGTGAAAGGTGAATGACTACACACTGGGCATGGTGTTCTGGCGTTTGTCTTTCACCTGAGGAGGATACCATGCAAAGTGGATGAGTGGCTGCTGTGATGGCATCAAGAACATCTGAGTAATTTTGTGCATGGAAAGATGTTTAATGACTGTACTGACTGCTGTTTGTCTAAAGCTCATGAACCTTTTAACTGTAACAATTACACTTCaggcaacaaacacacacacacacacacacacacacacacacacacacacacacaaacacacataactGGTCTTTTTGGGGTTTCTCTTTGATCTTTTTCTCTTGATCACCCTATGCCTGGAACATGTTTACATGGattagtgtataaaaaaaaaagaaaaaaaaagacaggccTTGTGTTTTCCTGTAGATGTTTTGGTAAAAGCTGCAATATAGGCAACAATATTGtacatcatattatatatattatacttcaCATACTACAGAGTTCTTATGtcaaatatatactgtaaaaattGAATGCTGAATTATACTTGTAATACActaattgttcttttttatttttgtgaagaaGTTGTTTTGTATCTGTGAATGTTCACAAATGCACCATGAAgcatttaattctttatttccatttttcgGGAACTATACGATTGTCATGCTGTAAGATTCTCCAAATCTACTGTAGATTATTACCTCCTCTAGGAACAATATCctagagaaaaatagaaaatgttttacGACATGTGGTGATAAtcagttaaataatatattgttaTGTTTTGGGACCATGTTTGGGACAAATCAGTGGCTTTAGAATATAGCTTTGTGTAGCTAACATTAATTTAGTATCCAACAGATAATGTCATCATGGTTACACTAAATTATATTCACTGTACAACTGTATTACGCTTAAAATGATACAGTCTAAGTTAGTGTcatttttacacagtgtttgTACTTAACACAGTAAAGCTTGCCGTTGATAGAATTATATTTGGAGTTGCCAGTTACTTCTTTAATACCCAATGCCCTTCTTACTCTTGGTGTAGTTCATTTCCTCTTGGTGCTTTATAGGATGTTAAAAAGTttgggatattttttttatgttatttatcgCAAGCATTGCCACTGCCTTGAATCTGCATGATACTTTATGTTTgaacaagttttaaaaaaagggaaaaaaaaggtttcttcaTGATGCCTGTAGTGTGATACCAGGCCATAATAAATTGCCTAATATTccacaatataatatacattatatcgGATCGGTGTTTCGGACCGGTGTCTGATCGGAAAGTGGCATTACTCTTTAACTGATAACTGATGGTATTTCGTTATTTTGTCTGTCCTATATATGTGAACTTTGTTATATGTTTCTGGAGTTTGTTTAACATGTATTCTTTTGTActattttttgtctattttaataacatgtctaaaataaaaatagaaaaaagaatgtgaaaaattgatttaaaaatatattataaaccCATAAAAAATTACTTTGAGTGTTTTCCTTATTCCATATTtcacaaatgtacacaaattGTAGTCTAGAACAATTAAAACTAAAAGAGAACACCAGCTGCATTTAAAACACAGCAGGCTGTTGCTCCTGGACActtgagaaaaagaaatacaactGTCTCTAAATTCCCACCAGAGCTGAAGTAATCCACTGGTCTcctcagaaagaaagaaaggaatgcTGTGTAGAAACCTCTTGAGACTTCAAACAGCACCTGCACTGATGGCTGCGTTCTCTGCAGCTTCTTCGGGCACTTTGTTGAATGGGTTAAAGGGAAAATCAAATATTCAATCAGTAAagtatttttgaaagcatttaaTCAATTGAAATATGTTTAGTGtacaaatctatattttattttgtttagttttgctCTGGGGCCTCAATGCTATTACTGGTAAGTTCTGGTAAACACCAATTGAccaataaaagaaacaacattATTGGAAATTATGTGTAAACtagatgtttttaaatataattataataaaaaatacagtgaaTCTACTTTGTCTCTTCACattcagtcattaaaaaaattcccaGACTCAAAATAGCTGCAGCAACTAATAAGCATTTCATGCTTCCTGCCCTTACAGCCTTCTGTTTTACTCTAGTAGAAACCCTAGTTTGAATTCGTAAAACATAAGTTTTGGTGTAGTTTGtgttgaaaaataattttatttgcagTAGATAATAACATTGTTAAAATAGTAATTTTTTCAAAATCAGTAATTCAATTCCTATAAAAACTAATGTCTATCCATCAGTTGCATCAATGTATTAATTTgccagataaataaatagaaataggttgttacacacacacacacacacacacacacacacacacacacacacacacacacacaattgttatATGACTGTTACCTCAATGTAAGCTTGGCactctatttttttatacctAATAATACAGCTTGAGGATTGCTAGCTATAAGGATCATGAATGGGATAATGCCTATATTCGCTAGTTAGCTGGATAACTAACTGTTGTTTACGTTGCCATCTAATTTTGACAGTCTACTGTCATATTGTGCATATTTTATTCTAAGCACTGTTGCTCAAATTAATGAAAAGAACAGCTGGCAATTATATCAAGTTATTTCATTTGCAGCGTTGTTCCTGCTGGCTGAGGTAAACCTTACTTATTttctcttgacttgacttgatttgacacacacacacacacacacacacacacacacacacactgcaggtaCCATACATGTGACAGAAAGACTGAAAGACCCTGTTTGCCTGAACAGTGGTTGTCCACACATCACACAAATGCATTCTTCTTAGATTAGACTAAAGAATTTTAATGGACTAGCTAGTGGACTGTGATTAGATAGGGAGAGACAGGCAAGAAATCCACAGCACACAGTgtacgtgtgcatgtgtgtgtgtgtgtgtgtgtgtgttgacattAAAAATGACTGAATCTCTCAGAATTACCATTTCCCTCATAgactgtgtatattttatattctactGCTTATCAGAGTACTAGAATAGTAGTCAAGATCTCagttaaacacatttatcaaCCTGCAAGGTATAGTCCAGCcagaaataaaatgcacacaatgTCTTTTTTATGCCATGTTCAGTTGATCAGCCAAGACTTGCTTGTTGTCTACGGTTTTCCTCTTTAGATTTGCACTGGAGATGATGAAATTGAAACTATATTATTTTCTTAATCAATTATTCCTTACAATGTTACGCTGCAAAAGTATGACATCTTAGCAAGTGGAAATAGTCGAATTTAGCTAGTATTTCCTTCCGAGTCAACCCATATATAAgattataaaatttatttttaagccaTTTAAATTCAATGAGAGCTTGAAATAGTACTCTGAGTCTATATATAGTTTTGCTCAGTGCTTGAATTGAGTCAAGTTTTATGGGGGGGTTACAGTTCCAGATAAAGCCGCCAGCATCTGGGTGCTGCGTAGGAAACGTCACGAGGGGGTGTTTCCCCAGCAACTGCCATGCTGGCGGGGTACAATAAGCCGCGATAgcagacacgtaaaccttcagggttgatGGAGCcaaccctgcggcaaactgttcctgcaggaactccagagctgaaccaaccgggcagttaactgggtccaactggtggtgctcacaccacgtggTGAACAGATGCCATTTAGGAATGGAAAATGGTCTCTACTACCTCTAAAACCTtggggtggagcctccattccccaggcctcggcccTTGGCCTTGAAAGGGTGTCTGCTCTCCAGTTCAACCGACCCGGGATGTAAACTGCTCTTAATGAGAGAAGTTTCCCCTGGGACAAAAGGAGGATCTGCCacgccagcctgtacagggggcgaGACTGGAGATCCCCCTGGCAGTTGATGTATGAGACCACCGACATGGTGTCCATTCGGACCAACACGTGGCGACCTCCTAGGTCTCGGTGGATGTGTTCCAGTGCCAAGAACATGGCCATTATCTCCAGGCAGTTAATGTGCCATGAAAGATGTGACTTGTCCCACCGACCCACACTGTGAGGGATGCGTCTGTCGTTAGCATTACGCGATGACAAGGAGTTTCCAGGATggggccttgagacaggaaGGTAGGTTCTCTCCATACTTCTAAAGCCTGCAGGGCTCGCTGTGAGACCTTAAAAGTACGGAACGGATTGCCCTTTCGGCAGAAACCCTCTGCCTCtaagccaccactggaggggtctcaaaTGGAGAAGGCCAAGTGAGATCACACTGGTTGCTGCTGCCATGAGACCGAGCaacctctggaactgcctcacagtcaGTAACTGGCCTAATTTTACTCTCTTGGCTGCAGTGCGGATCACTCCGTCCCGACAGGAGTGCCCGCATTGTGCCCGCAACATGGTTAAGTCCGCACTATgcccaagaaggtggttctctgtaccttagaaagcacactcttctttgCGTTTTGTCCTAATACCAATTCCTTTATGTGGGCGAGAACAACATCTTGATGCCAGACCGCCTGAAACCAATCGTTGATATAGTTGATATATAGTTATAGCAGTTCAAAGAACATAGATCTAGGATCGGGCGCATGCCACCATCCTTTTTCAGAACAacaaagtactggctgtagtagCTTGACTCTTTGACTAAGGGAGGAACCatctcgatggcccctttccttaGTAGGGTGTACACTTAcagttccaggaccagagcctgcttgtgtCCCACCATGGTAGGACACAACCCGTTGAACCGGGCTGGGGGGGATACAAACTGAATTGAGTAGCCCTTCTCTATTGTGCGCAGGACCCACCAAGATACATCTGGCAGGCCTTCCCAAGCTGCCAGTAAATCTCTTAGGGGAACTCTCTGACCCTCCCAGAGCAGCTGGAGCAGTGTCTACATCCGCAGCGATCTTTCGGGCCGGAATGGAGGGACACACCCGCAGGAGGGGAGGCTGCACTCTGAAGAACTCTTGTGGCACCCAGTGGGAACAGAAGGAGCAACCCGGTGGAGGACTGTACTGCTAAAACGCCGCCAACTGTGTTTTGGACTCCTAAAACCTGTCGACTACCGTGCCTACCGCGGCGCCGAACAGGCCAGAAGTAGCTATCGAGGCATTCAGCAGAAAGATATGGGTTCTCCCAAGACCTAGACACCTTGGTGTGTAGGTCGAGAAAAAACGGTAGGCGGCTGTGCCGTGGGACACAGGAAACACTCATCCGGCTTACTGGGAAC
The DNA window shown above is from Silurus meridionalis isolate SWU-2019-XX chromosome 12, ASM1480568v1, whole genome shotgun sequence and carries:
- the LOC124394394 gene encoding NLR family CARD domain-containing protein 3-like isoform X8, which gives rise to MKSNNSMDPPLKFQEESSSIPSIPPTSPVWSCVSMKSDHSMNPPLKFQKESSSIPSVQPTSPVWSCVSMKSARSMNPPLKFQRESSSFPRLQPSSPDSGCMSMKSNNSMEPPLKFQEQSSSIPRHYPSSFWTIQQERSQTSTPSCASVKSDWSMDLPDSLNKSSRHSNRTKLPRKPKKQLFMSMNDFAHDSERTIQQERSHTLASSSASGKSDWSMDLPDSFNKSSWHRNRNQTKNQPRKPRKNRYGTSKNMSYSAPDSQNSPPTSTLSSCVSMKSDYSMDHPPIKLQEESSSIPRVQPTSTLSSCVSMKSDNSMNPPLKFHEELSSSIKISCLSINDDNSMEPPPKLQSETSQLPRCSKFPDKEICMKLKSSLKNRFQQLPDGLQRYGHSTLLSEIYTELYITEGGSGEVNNEHEVRQIETASRLYQLADDKPIKCNDIFKPIQEHRVIRTVMTKGVAGIGKTVSVQKFILDWAEGTANQDVHFIFPLPFRELNLVKNQHFSLDDLVHYFFPELKEIKFTNVTNHNIVFIFDGLDEHRFLQDFHNSMIVSEANIPTSIDVLLTNLIKGNLLPAALIWITTRPAAASQIPYEWISQVTEIRGFNDPQKEEYLRKYIRDETLANDVINHLKLSRSLYIMCHIPVFCWISATVLEKMLKEAEGKAIPKTLTQMYTHFLIIQTCIRKKKYNETQQRDEIEMIVKLGELAFKQLIKGNLIFYEEDLKECSINVRDAVLHSGVCTRIIKKDSELLYNKGNVYCFVHLSIQEHLAALYVHVTFSNGNKTVLTQWSPTRCAISFPCPSLTDLHKSAVDKTLQCKSGEFDLFLRFLLGISLESNQTLLQELLPQISPCGSQSVQDTIEYIKIRLRMNLNPEKFINLFHCLNELNDFSLEEEIQNLQKSRLLAKTKLSPSQWAALVFVLLTSGNALDVFDLRKYSMDKTDECLHRMLPVVMASRTAEVRNCNLVNKGFQALASALSSKSSCLRELKLSGNVLHQSGIQIISEGLQCPHCKLEILELSDCQIQAEDWISLFSALDSNPSHLRHLDLSFNPLHEAGTSHLSNALQNPHCRLETLKLYSCQINSQSCANLAAGLKNNSSLIELDLSKNMLKPNGIRCLSAFLKNPSCKVKVLSLADCGITSAGCGYCLML
- the LOC124394394 gene encoding NLR family CARD domain-containing protein 3-like isoform X6 yields the protein MKSNNSMDPPLKFQEESSSIPSMPPTSPVWSCVSMKSDHSMNPPLKFQKESSSIPSVQPTSPVSTCVSMKSNNSMDPPLKFQEESSSISSIPPTSPVWSCVSMKSDHSMNPPLKFQKESSSIPSVQPTSPVWSCVSMKSARSMNPPLKFQRESSSFPRLQPSSPDSGCMSMKSNNSMEPPLKFQEQSSSIPRHYPSSFWTIQQERSQTSTPSCASVKSDWSMDLPDSLNKSSRHSNRTKLPRKPKKQLFMSMNDFAHDSERTIQQERSHTLASSSASGKSDWSMDLPDSFNKSSWHRNRNQTKNQPRKPRKNRYGTSKNMSYSAPDSQNSPPTSTLSSCVSMKSDYSMDHPPIKLQEESSSIPRVQPTSTLSSCVSMKSDNSMNPPLKFHEELSSSIKISCLSINDDNSMEPPPKLQSETSQLPRCSKFPDKEICMKLKSSLKNRFQQLPDGLQRYGHSTLLSEIYTELYITEGGSGEVNNEHEVRQIETASRLYQLADDKPIKCNDIFKPIQEHRVIRTVMTKGVAGIGKTVSVQKFILDWAEGTANQDVHFIFPLPFRELNLVKNQHFSLDDLVHYFFPELKEIKFTNVTNHNIVFIFDGLDEHRFLQDFHNSMIVSEANIPTSIDVLLTNLIKGNLLPAALIWITTRPAAASQIPYEWISQVTEIRGFNDPQKEEYLRKYIRDETLANDVINHLKLSRSLYIMCHIPVFCWISATVLEKMLKEAEGKAIPKTLTQMYTHFLIIQTCIRKKKYNETQQRDEIEMIVKLGELAFKQLIKGNLIFYEEDLKECSINVRDAVLHSGVCTRIIKKDSELLYNKGNVYCFVHLSIQEHLAALYVHVTFSNGNKTVLTQWSPTRCAISFPCPSLTDLHKSAVDKTLQCKSGEFDLFLRFLLGISLESNQTLLQELLPQISPCGSQSVQDTIEYIKIRLRMNLNPEKFINLFHCLNELNDFSLEEEIQNLQKSRLLAKTKLSPSQWAALVFVLLTSGNALDVFDLRKYSMDKTDECLHRMLPVVMASRTAEVRNCNLVNKGFQALASALSSKSSCLRELKLSGNVLHQSGIQIISEGLQCPHCKLEILELSDCQIQAEDWISLFSALDSNPSHLRHLDLSFNPLHEAGTSHLSNALQNPHCRLETLKLYSCQINSQSCANLAAGLKNNSSLIELDLSKNMLKPNGIRCLSAFLKNPSCKVKVLSLADCGITSAGCGYCLML